One window from the genome of Mucilaginibacter ginsenosidivorans encodes:
- the infB gene encoding translation initiation factor IF-2, translating to MSDDKSIKLIKAVKELNIGMGTIVDFLATKGFKVDKHPMAKLDGDMYNALLKEFSADKIIKEEAKQIAIGKIRKDEPGFVPEKPNEAPRRSRDFENEEILIKGVTNFVPPVEKPKTEQPKAEERAEVTLPGVKVIGKIDLDAPAPQPEKKEEPAVVAKKEPEPEVKIEPKPEAPKPEPVKETKEEIKPPAAVTPPPAPKPVVEQPEEDDVIRAKAAKLTGPNVVGKIQLPVDPSRRNQPVASSSNTAGNAADHKRKRKRKDHPQGGGPGNGQNPQQGGGGQNRPGGFAGNRGAGPGGNGRGDFRNRNAAPGTPKEEPSEKEIQDQIKATLARLSGAGKSGKFAQRAKFRRQKRDDVAASAEELALEQELQSKVLKVTEFVTANELASMMDVPVTQIISTCMSLGMFVSINQRLDAETLAIVADEFGYQVEFVKPQDEEANLDTPDDPKDLKPRAPIVTIMGHVDHGKTSLLDFIRKTNVIAGEAGGITQHIGAYEVTLPENKGKITFLDTPGHEAFTAMRARGAQVTDIVIIVIAADDSVMPQTREAINHAQAAGAPMIFAFNKIDKPGANTDKIREQLSQMNILVEEWGGKYQSQEISAKTGLNVDKLLEKVLLEAELLELTANPNKRAIGTVIEAALDKGRGIVTTVLVQAGTLRVGDPILAGCYSGRVKALTNERGQRVDQAGPSTPIQVLGMQGAPTAGDKFNSLESEVEAREIANKRMQLQREQGLRTQKHITLDEIGRRLAVGNFKELNIIVKGDVDGSIEALSDSLLKLSTEQIQVNIISKAVGQISESDVLLASASDAIIIGFQVRPSGGARKLAEQEQIDIRLYSIIYDAINEIKAAMEGMLAPTFEEKIVANVEIRETFKISKVGTIAGCMVLDGKITRNSKIRVIREGVVVFTGELASLKRFKDDVKEVNAGYECGLNILNYNNIEVGDIVEAYENVEVKRKL from the coding sequence ATGTCAGACGACAAATCCATAAAATTAATAAAGGCAGTAAAGGAACTGAACATTGGTATGGGTACCATTGTCGATTTTTTGGCTACCAAGGGCTTTAAAGTAGATAAGCACCCTATGGCCAAATTGGACGGTGATATGTACAATGCCCTGCTCAAGGAATTTTCGGCCGACAAAATCATCAAGGAAGAAGCCAAGCAGATCGCTATCGGGAAGATCCGTAAGGACGAGCCTGGCTTTGTCCCTGAAAAACCTAATGAGGCGCCGCGCCGGTCGAGGGATTTCGAGAACGAAGAGATCCTGATAAAAGGCGTAACCAATTTTGTACCGCCGGTTGAAAAACCAAAGACCGAACAGCCGAAGGCTGAAGAACGGGCCGAGGTTACTTTGCCGGGCGTTAAAGTTATTGGTAAGATCGACCTGGATGCACCTGCCCCTCAGCCTGAAAAGAAAGAGGAACCGGCAGTAGTTGCAAAAAAAGAACCGGAACCGGAGGTTAAAATTGAACCTAAGCCGGAAGCTCCGAAACCTGAGCCTGTAAAAGAGACGAAGGAAGAAATAAAACCGCCGGCTGCGGTAACACCGCCACCGGCACCGAAACCTGTTGTTGAACAACCGGAAGAGGATGACGTAATACGGGCAAAAGCGGCCAAGCTTACCGGGCCGAACGTGGTAGGTAAGATACAACTGCCTGTCGACCCTTCTCGCAGAAACCAGCCGGTTGCCTCGTCGTCGAACACGGCGGGTAATGCAGCCGACCATAAGCGCAAAAGAAAACGCAAGGACCATCCGCAGGGTGGCGGACCCGGCAATGGCCAGAATCCGCAGCAAGGCGGGGGCGGTCAAAACCGTCCGGGCGGCTTTGCCGGCAACCGTGGCGCGGGCCCGGGTGGAAACGGGCGCGGTGATTTCAGGAACAGGAACGCTGCTCCGGGAACGCCAAAGGAAGAACCATCAGAAAAAGAGATACAGGACCAGATCAAGGCAACGCTTGCACGCTTAAGCGGCGCAGGTAAATCGGGCAAATTTGCACAGCGGGCCAAGTTCCGCAGGCAAAAACGTGACGATGTTGCTGCTTCGGCAGAAGAGCTGGCACTGGAACAGGAACTGCAATCCAAAGTATTAAAGGTTACCGAGTTTGTTACGGCAAACGAACTGGCCTCGATGATGGACGTTCCGGTTACGCAGATCATATCCACCTGTATGAGCCTGGGTATGTTCGTATCCATCAACCAAAGGCTGGATGCTGAGACCCTGGCCATTGTGGCCGACGAATTTGGCTACCAGGTTGAGTTTGTTAAACCGCAGGATGAAGAGGCCAACCTGGATACCCCGGATGATCCGAAGGACCTGAAGCCGCGTGCACCGATAGTAACTATCATGGGTCACGTCGATCATGGTAAAACATCGCTGCTCGATTTTATACGCAAAACAAATGTAATAGCCGGTGAGGCCGGGGGCATAACCCAGCATATAGGCGCATACGAAGTGACCCTGCCCGAAAATAAAGGCAAGATCACCTTCCTGGATACACCGGGCCACGAAGCGTTTACCGCTATGCGTGCCAGGGGCGCCCAGGTAACAGATATTGTGATCATCGTTATTGCTGCTGACGACAGCGTGATGCCTCAAACACGCGAGGCTATTAACCACGCCCAGGCAGCAGGTGCACCAATGATATTTGCCTTTAACAAGATAGATAAACCGGGAGCCAATACCGACAAGATTCGCGAACAGCTTTCGCAAATGAATATCCTGGTGGAGGAATGGGGAGGCAAATACCAGTCGCAGGAGATATCAGCGAAGACAGGACTTAACGTAGATAAACTGCTCGAAAAAGTATTGCTTGAGGCCGAATTGCTTGAACTGACCGCTAACCCGAACAAACGGGCCATTGGTACGGTCATAGAAGCAGCGCTGGATAAGGGCCGCGGCATAGTAACCACTGTATTGGTGCAGGCCGGTACGCTTAGAGTGGGCGACCCGATATTGGCAGGCTGCTACAGCGGGCGTGTAAAAGCATTGACCAACGAACGCGGCCAGCGTGTTGACCAGGCAGGGCCATCGACACCGATACAGGTGCTGGGCATGCAGGGTGCGCCAACTGCGGGCGATAAATTCAACTCGCTTGAAAGCGAGGTTGAGGCACGCGAGATAGCCAACAAGCGTATGCAATTGCAGCGCGAACAAGGCCTGCGTACACAGAAACATATCACGCTGGATGAGATCGGCCGCCGTTTGGCAGTGGGTAACTTTAAGGAACTGAACATCATTGTAAAAGGTGACGTTGACGGTTCGATAGAGGCCCTGTCAGACTCGTTGCTGAAATTATCGACCGAGCAGATACAGGTTAACATTATATCCAAAGCCGTTGGCCAGATATCCGAATCGGACGTACTGCTTGCTTCGGCTTCGGATGCTATCATCATCGGTTTCCAGGTGCGCCCGTCAGGCGGTGCGCGTAAACTGGCCGAGCAGGAACAGATCGACATCAGGCTTTACTCCATCATCTACGATGCTATCAACGAGATAAAGGCCGCTATGGAGGGCATGCTTGCACCGACATTCGAAGAGAAGATAGTTGCCAATGTCGAAATACGCGAAACCTTCAAGATCAGCAAGGTTGGTACCATTGCAGGTTGTATGGTGCTCGACGGCAAGATAACCCGGAACAGCAAGATACGCGTAATTCGCGAAGGCGTGGTTGTTTTCACCGGCGAACTAGCCTCGTTAAAACGCTTCAAAGATGACGTGAAGGAAGTTAACGCAGGTTATGAGTGCGGTTTGAATATATTGAACTACAACAACATTGAAGTAGGCGACATAGTTGAAGCCTACGAAAATGTGGAAGTTAAGCGTAAGCTCTAA
- the rimP gene encoding ribosome assembly cofactor RimP, whose amino-acid sequence MDIEKRVSELVEEKIADRPDLFVVSVKMLPNGKLVILVDGDKGIGIADCVAISRHVGFHLEEENVIETAYNLEVSSPGIDLPLTMPRQFVKNVGRTLALKMADGSKREGTLTGLTEDAIVIEETKKEKGEKAEQIESVIPMGQITETKVVISFK is encoded by the coding sequence ATGGATATCGAAAAGAGAGTATCAGAACTTGTTGAAGAGAAAATAGCCGACCGGCCCGACCTGTTTGTGGTGAGCGTGAAAATGCTGCCCAATGGCAAACTGGTGATACTGGTAGATGGCGATAAAGGGATAGGCATTGCCGATTGTGTAGCGATAAGCAGGCATGTAGGCTTTCATTTGGAAGAGGAAAATGTGATAGAGACGGCCTATAACCTCGAGGTATCGTCGCCGGGTATCGATCTGCCGCTTACCATGCCGCGCCAGTTTGTGAAGAACGTGGGCAGGACGCTGGCACTGAAAATGGCCGATGGAAGCAAACGGGAAGGTACACTTACCGGGCTAACGGAAGATGCCATTGTAATTGAGGAGACAAAAAAAGAAAAAGGGGAAAAAGCTGAACAGATTGAAAGCGTTATCCCGATGGGACAAATAACAGAAACAAAAGTTGTAATATCATTTAAGTAA
- the nusA gene encoding transcription termination factor NusA has protein sequence MSNINLIDSFQEFKDFKNIDRPTMMSVLEDVFRSMIRKKYGTDENCDVIVNTDNGDLEIWRTRTVMEDGFSEDDDLEIELAEAHKVDEDLEVGDEFVEQITLESFGRRAILAARQTLVSKILELEKDEIFKKYKDRVGEIVTGEVYQVWKKETLVLDDEGNELLLPKSEQIPADYFKKGDSVKAVVSKVDMLNSNPKIIISRTAPDFLQRLFELEVPEIFDGLITIKKIVREPGERAKVAVESYDDRIDPVGACVGMKGSRIHGIVRELKNENIDVINYTNNLQLYIQRALSPAKITSIKLDDEKKTAAVYLKPDQVSLAIGRGGHNIKLAGKLTGYEIDVYREADEQDEDVDIEEFSDEIDGWIIDEFKRIGLDTAKSVLALSVGELVKRTDLEEETIKEVMAILQAEFE, from the coding sequence ATGAGCAATATTAATTTGATCGATTCCTTCCAGGAATTTAAAGATTTCAAAAACATTGACCGCCCGACGATGATGAGCGTGCTTGAGGATGTATTCAGAAGCATGATCAGGAAAAAGTATGGCACCGACGAAAATTGCGACGTGATCGTAAACACCGACAACGGTGACCTTGAAATTTGGCGCACCCGTACCGTTATGGAAGACGGTTTTTCGGAGGATGACGACCTGGAAATAGAACTGGCCGAAGCACATAAGGTTGATGAGGACCTGGAAGTGGGCGATGAGTTTGTGGAACAGATAACACTGGAAAGTTTTGGTCGCCGCGCGATATTAGCGGCACGCCAGACACTGGTATCGAAGATACTTGAGCTTGAAAAAGATGAGATATTCAAGAAATATAAGGACCGTGTTGGTGAGATAGTTACCGGCGAGGTTTACCAGGTTTGGAAAAAAGAAACCCTGGTGCTTGATGATGAGGGTAACGAATTGTTGCTTCCAAAATCGGAACAGATACCTGCGGATTATTTCAAAAAAGGCGACAGCGTGAAAGCGGTGGTTAGCAAGGTTGATATGCTGAACAGCAACCCTAAGATCATCATATCGCGTACCGCGCCTGATTTCCTGCAGCGTTTGTTCGAACTGGAAGTACCTGAAATATTCGACGGATTGATCACCATTAAAAAGATAGTACGCGAACCGGGCGAAAGGGCGAAAGTTGCTGTAGAATCGTATGATGACCGTATCGATCCGGTGGGCGCCTGCGTAGGTATGAAGGGATCGCGCATACACGGTATCGTTCGCGAACTAAAAAATGAAAATATAGACGTAATTAACTATACGAATAATTTGCAGTTGTATATTCAGCGTGCTTTATCGCCTGCCAAGATCACATCCATCAAACTGGATGACGAGAAAAAAACGGCAGCGGTGTACCTAAAACCCGACCAGGTATCCCTGGCTATCGGTCGCGGCGGACACAATATCAAACTGGCTGGTAAACTAACCGGCTATGAGATAGACGTTTACCGCGAGGCGGACGAACAGGATGAGGATGTGGATATCGAAGAATTCTCAGACGAGATCGACGGCTGGATAATCGATGAATTTAAACGCATCGGTTTGGATACGGCAAAATCGGTATTGGCATTATCGGTTGGAGAACTGGTAAAACGTACCGACCTGGAAGAAGAAACCATTAAAGAAGTGATGGCAATTCTGCAGGCAGAGTTCGAATAA